One region of Pangasianodon hypophthalmus isolate fPanHyp1 chromosome 15, fPanHyp1.pri, whole genome shotgun sequence genomic DNA includes:
- the fam53c gene encoding protein FAM53C, with protein sequence MPESSYWQLCPSSNSAVQGVLSSSFPPGPVPLGPSASHLPEGDNLNRPLAPSTSVTDLSFPGPPPPPPPPPKRHCRSLSVPEDLSRCRYTWRPSASKVWTPVNRRCHSGGGAGGPCPLRAPSSSLNSSLHSSSSPTFFSLALSPDSPLPWSFPWDPSDAAGGGACCCFFPSASSCSSSPSPLHPPPPPQRRFSLSPVLIREAAAHFLPPPQAPLQPASHPPAVPASPSSACSTPSSVRRALPPQLPRCHSQPCDLLLLKPGLKRRRDPDRPCARPVLDFAKMTQTRSTDPLSCLDRGRLACGGDLCMGLEPFFGDFRGSCSPAEGLGRTSIGPLSESDEEEEEEEREEADSSRDGGQQSVFERDCTELDITLIEEN encoded by the exons ATGCCTG aAAGCAGTTATTGGCAACTCTGCCCTTCCTCAAATTCTGCTGTGCAGGGCGTGCTGAGTTCCAGCTTCCCCCCCGGCCCTGTGCCTCTGGGACCTTCTGCTTCCCACCTGCCGGAGGGGGACAACCTGAATCGTCCGCTCGCCCCGAGCACCTCTGTGACGGACCTGTCTTTTCCCGGGCCACCCCCTCCCCCCCCGCCACCCCCAAAACGCCACTGTCGTTCGCTGTCTGTGCCGGAGGACCTCTCACGCTGCCGGTACACCTGGCGGCCAAGTGCCTCCAAGGTCTGGACACCAGTGAACCGCCGATGCCACAGTGGAGGGGGCGCGGGGGGGCCGTGTCCGCTGCGTGCCCCCAGTTCCTCTCTTAATTCCTCTCTGCATTCTTCCTCGAGCCCCACTTTCTTCAGCTTGGCCCTTTCCCCAGATTCCCCGCTGCCATGGAGTTTCCCGTGGGACCCGAGTGACGCAGCCGGAGGCGGCGCCTGTTGCTGCTTCTTCCCTTCCGCTTCCTCGTGCTCTTCCTCTCCGTCTCCTCttcaccctcctcctcctccgcagCGACGCTTCTCGCTCTCTCCTGTGCTCATCCGTGAAGCCGCCGCACACTTCCTTCCTCCACCCCAGGCGCCCCTACAGCCTGCCTCCCATCCTCCAGCCGTGCCCGCCTCGCCGTCCTCTGCATGCAGCACTCCATCTTCCGTGCGCCGCGCTCTTCCTCCTCAGCTTCCACGCTGTCACTCTCAGCCATGTGACCTCCTCCTGCTCAAGCCTGGCCTGAAGCGTCGCAGGGACCCGGACAGACCATGTGCACGGCCTGTGCTAGACTTCGCAAAAATGACACAG ACCCGAAGCACAGATCCCCTCAGCTGTTTGGACCGTGGTAGACTTGCCTGCGGAGGCGACCTCTGCATGGGTCTTGAACCTTTTTTTGGAGACTTCAGAGGGTCATGTTCACCTGCTGAAGGATTAGGAAGGACGAGTATTGGACCGCTGAGTGAaagtgatgaggaggaggaagaggaggagagggaaGAGGCAGACTCGTCACGTGATGGAGGACAGCAAAGTGTTTTTGAGAGGGATTGTACAGAATTAGACATTACTCTCATTGAggagaattga